The Streptomyces sp. NBC_01363 region ACCACGGTCTCCGTCTCGCCCGACCGCCGTACCCTGACCGCGGAGCTGGACCTGACCGGGGCGGCCGAGGGCGCCTGGGGCGCGAGCGTCATCACCCACAACGGCGGGGAGTACGCGCGGGGCAACTTCACCGTCACCTCGGCCCCGCTCCGCAACAGCGCACCGCCGACCATCGGCACCACCGCCCGCGTCGGCGACCGCCTCACCGCGGCCCCCGGCACCTGGGCCCCCGCCCCGACCTCGTACGCCTACCAGTGGAACGCCGACGGGCAGCCGATCACCGGCGCGACCGCCGCCGCGTACACCGTCCCGGTCTCGCTGCTCGGCAAGAAGATCGGCGTCACCGTCACAGCCCGCCGCACCGGCACGGCGGACGTCCCGGCCACCTTGGCGGCGCTCACGGTCGCCAAGGGCGCGGCGCCCAGGGTGACGACCACTCCGAACATCACCGGCACCGTGAAGGTCGGCGCCAAGCTGACCACCACGAACGGCAGTTGGATGCCGTCCGCCACCTCCTACGGCTACCAGTGGAAGGCCGACGGCAAGGCGATCAAGGGCGCGACGGCATCGACGTACACCGTCCCGGCGTCGCTGCTCGGCAAGTACCTCACCATCACCGTCACGGCCCACCGCACCGGTCACGCCGACGGTTCTGCGACGCCCGCCTCGGTGAAGGTCGCCAAGGGCAGCGCGCCCAAGGCCACCAAGCAGCCCACGATCTCCGGCACCGCGAAGGTGGGCCGCACCCTCAAGGCCGCCCACGGCACCTGGACTCCCGCCCCGACCTCGTACGGCTACCAGTGGTACGCGAACGGCAAGGCGATCTCCGGCGCGACCAAGTCCTCGTTGACGCTCAAGTCCGCCCAGCGCGGCAAGAAGATCACCGTGAAGGTGACCGCCCGCCGCACCGGCCACGCCAGTGGTACCGCCATCAGCAAGGCGACCAAGGCGGTTGCCCGCTGACGTAGTCGAGCTGAACGCAAGGGCCGGGCGACCCGCACCAGACGGTGCGGCGCCCGGCCTTTGCGCGTACGGGCGCCCGGCCTTCGCGGCCCGTTGCCGAACGTCAGTGGGGCATCAGTGGAGCATCAGCGGGATTGGTCATCATGGGGCCGCCGCGATCGTCGGCCCAGGTGGGCGCAGATCGCGGTGGCGTGGTTGCGAGGAAACTTCATGGCCCCCCCCGCCACGAATGCCTCACATACGCGCCGTCCGGAATGTGACATTCAGAGAGGGAACGTTGAGAGCAAAGATCGCCAAAATCGCGGCGGCCACACTGCTGGCCGTCGGCTCCGCTGCCGTGATCGTCGCCACCGCCTCCGCCTCGGAGGACACCGACATCCCCGTCCCGGCATCGAGCGTTTCAGGGCAACCGGAGGAACCCGCCCCCAGCCTGACCGAGTCGCCCCGTTCCACCCTCGCCCCGGAACCGGGCAGCACCACGGCAGCACCTCCGGAGCCGGGCAGCACCACAACGCCGCCCCCGGACCAGAGCAGGACAACGGGACCGCCCCCGGAACCGGGCCAGACCACGACACCGCCCCCGGAGCAGGGCGAGTCACCGGAACAGCCGTCGCAGGGCTACAGCGGAGCGGCGAGTTTCTTCAGCTCCGACGGGATGCCGGGGGCGTGCGGCCAAGTCATCAGGGACAGCGAATTCGTTGTTGCGCTCGACCACCGCATGTTCGGATCCGGGTCATCCCAGTCCTCTCAGTGCGGAAGGAAGGTCGTGGTCACGCACAACGGAAAGTCCATAACCGCGACCGTCCTTGACGCAAACCCGACTTCGGAAATGTATGGCCTCGATCTGACGCGCGCCGCGTACCAGGAGCTCGCCTCCCTCGACCAGGGGACGATCGACATCACCTGGCGATTCGTGGAGTAGTCGGCTCACTCTTGAGCAGAGGTTTTCGGTAGGTCTCACGCGGCGGGACCCGGTCGGCCGGGTCCCGCCGTGCGCATTTCGGGGTGGCCGGAATCTCCCGGGCTTCGCTGCGGCCGGTCGCGCCGCCATGGCCCGGGACGTGGCGTCGGCAGCTTGCGGACTGAGTGCGCCGACCGCGAAGAGCGCGATGCAGGCTTTGCCGGGGAAGTGACCAGCGGCGCAGCGACATCGCTATGGAAGATATGCGCTGAATGCCTTCTTTGCACCCGACCGGTCCCGTGGTGTCACGCCCTGGGCCTGCCCGAAATGACAGGTATGGGGCCCATCGGTACGTTCGCCGCAGGTCGGCCGTCAGGCCGGCGTCTCTGAGACGGAGAGAAGCGACATGCCTACGCGTACCTTCACTGTGGCCGCCGCCGTAGTCGGCACAGCGGTCCTTGCCACTGGCATCACCTATGCCTCGACTGACGGATTCACCCAGTCCGAACCGGCCGCCGTGCGGGCTGCTCAGCCCGCTCACCGGGCCGAGCAGCCCGCCCACCGGGCCGCCCCGCCCGCCCGGCAGGTTGCCCCCGCTCCGGCCCCCCTCGGCAGCGACAGCGGAACGGAGGGCAAGGGGGACAAGGGAGACAAGGGGGACAACGGTGGCGACCGCGAGGGCTCGGACCGCGGAGGGCGCGACGACGAGGGCTCCGACCGGGGCGGGCGCGACGACGAAGGCGGCGGCCGGGGCGGGCGCGACGACGAGGGCGGCGACCGGGGCGGGCGTGACCGCGGCTACGACCGGAAGAGGGAGGAGAGGATCTTCTTCAACGAACGGGAGTACTCCGCCTATCCGGGGGGCTGCGTCCCCGCGGCCAGCGGGCTGGGTTCGAGCAGCTTCAGCATCTACAACGACAGCCGGTATGCGGTCGAGGTCTTTCGGGGGTTCGCCTGTGACGGCGGTTCTCCGGTCGCCACGGTCGGCCCCCACGGCAGCACCTACGGTGTCGTGACTCCTAACGTCCGAGGCGGCGGGTTCATCGACAACGGCGTCGCGGGCAGCTTCCGGGTGATCGGCCGCTACGAGGAGTGGTGACGGGCCGGAGCACCGCGAGACACGGGAAGCGGCGGGCCGGGAACGCTCAGCTCCCGGACAGCAGCGTCGGCAGCTTGCGCATGTCGTCGAAGACCACGGTGTCCGGGCCTTCCAGCCAGTGCGCCGGGGTCAGCCCGCCCGCGTAGCCGAAGGCTCGCATCCCGGCTGAACGGGCGGCCTGCACCCCGTACTTGCTGTCCTCGACGACCACACAGGCGGCGGGCTCGACCCCCATCCGCCGGGCCGCGTGAAGGAAGAGATCGGGGGCGGGCTTTCCGCGTGCGACCTCGGTGGCGCTGAAGATGCGTCCCTCGAAGTGCGCGTAGAGCCCGGTGTGGCCCAGGGTGTGGCGCATCTTGTCGTGGCTGCCGCTGGAGGCCACGCAGGTGGGGAGCGTGAGGGCGGCCAGCGCTTCGTGGATGCCCTCCACCGCGACGAGTTCGGTCTCGACCGCGTCGTGGTGGAGGGCCTCGAAGCGCTGCTGCCAGGCGGCGGACGTGCCGGGCAGCCGGGCGTCGACCAGGGCTCCGATGGACTTGTTCGACCGGCCCACGAACTTCTCGACGACCTCCTCCGCCGTCAGCGGCCACCCCAGCTCGGCGCCCACCTGGACCTGGATGCGTACGGCGATGCGTTCGCTGTCGACGAGCACGCCGTCGCAGTCGAATATGACGAGTTCAGGGGTGGTGATCATCCGGTCAGGATAGGAAACGGGGCGTGGGCGGCGTCGGCTGCGCAGTCGTGGCAGTCGCCCGGGACGGGGGAGCGGAAGGCGCGGTCGCAGCGGTCGCAGTTCTGGAGCGGGACTGCGGGCATGTCCGGGGTCGGCGGGGGTGGCAGAAGAGCCGTGAGGCGGTGCCGGAGGAGCTTGGCGGGGTGCTTGAGGGGCTGGGGGAGGTCGTGGGTGAGGGCGTGCCGGAGGGCGGCGGGTGTGGCGCCGCGCTCGAACCAGGTGGCGGCAGCGGGGGCGAGAAGGATGACGTCCTTCTCGGCGAGGTGGATCTGGGGCGCGTGGCGGGGGAGATCGGTGAGCAGCGCGGTGGCGGCGCGGATGAGCTGGGGAAGCTCCTTGCGCGGCTGGGGGAGCGGCGGGGGCGGGGCCTTGGCGGGTGCGGGTGACGGTGCCGGTTCGGGGGTTGGTGCGGGGGCTGGGCGGCTGGGCTGGCGGCGCGGTTTGGGGGCCGGGGCCGGGTGGCGTTGTGCGGTGCCGGACGGCTGGTTGTAGGAGCAAGTGCGCGTGACGACACGTCCGTTGGGAAGCCGCTCGCGGGTACGGCTCAGGTAGCCGTGGGCCTCCAGTTCGCGTAACGCGGCGGCGATACGGGCCTCGCTGTCGGGGAAGCGTTCGGCGAGCGTCTTGATGCCGATCCGCGCCCCGGCGGGAAGCGACTGGATGTACGTCGAGAGCCCGATCGCGAGCAGGGAGAGCTCGCGGTGCTGGGCGAGATGGTTGCCGATGACGGTGAAGCGGCTGGTGTGCCGGGAGTTGATGTGCATGACACCGGACGTCGGCGTGGCGCCGCCGCGAACGGGAGACGGGGCGCGCGAGGGCGCGCTAACCTGCTGTGTATCCATCGGGAAGCCCTTTACTTCCTCGGTGGTCAGGCCCTCGTTCGGGATCGTGACTCCCGGCCGGGGGCCGACGCATGTATGGGGGTTGTCGCGGCGAGCATATGCCAGCCAATAGCCCCGAAATCCAGCTCAGTTCGCGAACCTCACCCGTGCGAGTGACGGGCCCCTGTACGTGGCTGGGGGAGGGGTTGGGTTGGGAAAGTTTCTTCTTCCCAAAGCCTTTAAAAGCCTTTTTACGTCGGGGCCCGCCGCGTCGCGGTCCCCCGGGTCGCGGCGCACCGGGTCGCGGCTGTCGCGATCCGGTGCGGGACCGGGCGAACGGGGGCTGACCTGGTGCGATCAGCCCTGACGGGCGTACGTGACGAAGGCGGACCAGGTGGCGGGGGCTACGCCGAGGTGGGGGCCCTGGGTGTCCTTGGAGTCGCGGATGTGGATGGTGGTGGGGCAGGTCGCGACCTCGACGCAGTTGCCCCCCTCGCCGGTGCTGTAGCTGCTCTTGCGCCAGTCGTAGGCGACCTCGATGCAGGCGCCGCCCTCGCCGCTGCTGTAGCTGCTCTTGAACCAGTGCAGTTGCTCGGTGTTCATAGCTCTCCCAGCATCTTCTCGATCAGCATCAGGGACTCCCTCGGGGTGAGAGCCTGCGACCGGATGATCCCATAGCGTTCGCTGAACACGCGGACCTCGTCCGGGTCGGTGATCAAGCGTGGATGACCGTACGCCTCCGTGTACGCGACCTGCTGGCGCCCCTTGGGGGTGAGCATGATGAACGAGACGTCCAGGCTGGGGTGCTCCTCGCGGTTGGTCGGCATGACCTGGAGAGTCACCGTGCGCATCTGTCCAATGCGCAGCAGCTGCCGCAACTGGCGGCCATGGGCCGCTCTCCCGCCGATCGGGCGTTGCAGAACAACCTCCTCCAGCACGTATGTCATCGTCGGCGCTGGCCAGCGCTCGAAGATCCGCTGGCGGTCCAGCCGGTCGGCGACTCGCTTCTCGATCGTCTCCTCATCCAGGAAAGGCTGACGTTGAGTGAAGATGGAGCGCGCGTACTCCTCGGTCTGGAGCAGCCCCGGAACCGCCTGGTTGCTGTAGTCGTGCAGCGCAAGCGCCTCCGCCTCCACCCGCGCGTAGTTCCGAAACCAGTCCGGATGACGGGTCCGCGCCCGCGCCAGCGCCTCCCGTACCTCGTCGACGGCGGCACACAGCACCCCGCACCCGCCGAGGAGTGGGTCCACGCGAATCAGGAACTCCGGCTGCGGCGTACGTACGCCCCGCTCCATCGCCGAGATCAGGTCTTCCCCGCAGTGGGCCGCGAGACCCAGGTCCTTCTGGCTCAGGCCCGCGCGTTCGCGCAGCACCTTGATCTGTTTGCCCAGTGCTTTGAAGAGGTGCGCCGTTCCATCCGATTCGGCCGGCCGCTCCGGCCTTTCTTCGCGTTCCGCGTTCGCCATCTGCCCCGCACCGCTCTCTGTCCGCCCGGTCACGGCCGACGCCCCGTACAGCCGACCGGGCGTGCCCGTACGGCTACTCGGCGTCGTGGTGTCATTCCTGGTCAGCGTACGAGCAACCGGACACGCTGAGTCACATGAACGCCGAAATCACCCTTGCGGGCGCCGAGTTCGCCCAACGCTTCAGCGCCACCCGTCGGGGCGCCCGGCTCGCCCGCCGGCTTGCTGTGCACCAACTCGACACGTGGGGCGTGCCGTACGGGAGCGAGCTCTCCGAGGACGCCGCCGTGATCGTGTCCGAGCTGGCGGCCAATGCGGTGCTGCACGGGCTGGTGCCGGGGCGGGACTTCGAGCTCCGGCTCGTCGTTCTCGCGGGCACGCTCCGTATCGAGGTGTCGGATGCGAGAGGGGAACGGGAGCCGGAGGTGAGGCCCTTCTGCCCCGGCGCGGAATCGGGGTTCGGCCTGCACCTGGTCGGGGCGCTGGCGACCTCGTGGGGCGTGAAGGACCGGGACGTGGGCAAGACGGTGTGGGCAGAACTGGCCACGGCGCCGTGAGCGTCGACCGGCAGAGCGAACTCCTCCGTGCCGCGCCACACCGACGTGGCGAGGAATCGGCTCGAATCCCGGACTATATAAATTTCTGTATAGTTGTTGCCGTGGAATTACCTTGGCGAATCGAGATCGAGCCCGAGGTTCGGCAGTGGCTGGCGCTGCTCGCTGATGCTCAGTACGACAAGGCTGAACGGGCAGCTGACATGCTCGCGACGAAGCCCACAACTCTGGGCGAGCCCTATTCCAGGCACCTTGGTGGCAAGGTGCGTGAGTTGCGCTTCAGCATGGACGGCAGCGCGGTGCGCATCACCTACTGGCTCGCCCCTGAGAGGCGAATCGTGCTGCTGACGGTGTTCCGGAAGACCAAACAGCGTGAGACTGCTGAGGTCGAGCGTGCTCAGCCGGCCCAGAAGGTGTGCGAGGCAGATCATGGTGCAGCCGCGCACACATACGACCGGAGCGAGGAGGCATAGTCGTGGATCACTCCCAGTGGAAGACACGGCAGACCAGAAAGCTTCTGGGGGAGACAGCCGAGGAGTCGTCCGCCTACATCGAGGCCGGGTACGCCTTCGCGCTGGGGCAAGCTGTCTACGACCGGCGGACCGAAATCGGGCTGTCGCAGACCGAGCTGGCCCGTCGCGCAGGGATGACGCAGCCGCAGATCTCCAACATCGAGGGCGGCGACTCCATTCCGACCCTGGCCCTCCTGACGCGCCTGGCCAAGGCCTTGGATGCTTCGCTCACCATTGATCTGGACGGCGACACCTCGGCGTTCTCCTTCACCGCGCACGAACACGGCGACCCTGGTGGGATCGGAGCGGGCGGACATTCGTCGGCCGCCTGATGCAGCTTTCCCCGGTACGCATACGGCTCGGTCCGGCCCGAGGCGTCGAAGCCCCGGGGCCAGATGCCCTGGTCCGGCGCGCGGGCCCCGCTCGTATGCTCGGGTTCATGACCGATCCTCAGCGCGGACGTCCGACCACCAATTCCATGCGGCGTGCCCTCAAGCGGGCCCGTGACGGTGTCGCTCTCGATGTGGCCGAGGCCGCCGTTCTGCTCCAGGCGCGGGGCGACGACCTGACGGATCTCGCCGCTTCGGCCGCCCGGGTGCGCGATGCC contains the following coding sequences:
- a CDS encoding RlpA-like double-psi beta-barrel domain-containing protein → MRAKIAKIAAATLLAVGSAAVIVATASASEDTDIPVPASSVSGQPEEPAPSLTESPRSTLAPEPGSTTAAPPEPGSTTTPPPDQSRTTGPPPEPGQTTTPPPEQGESPEQPSQGYSGAASFFSSDGMPGACGQVIRDSEFVVALDHRMFGSGSSQSSQCGRKVVVTHNGKSITATVLDANPTSEMYGLDLTRAAYQELASLDQGTIDITWRFVE
- a CDS encoding HAD family phosphatase, with protein sequence MITTPELVIFDCDGVLVDSERIAVRIQVQVGAELGWPLTAEEVVEKFVGRSNKSIGALVDARLPGTSAAWQQRFEALHHDAVETELVAVEGIHEALAALTLPTCVASSGSHDKMRHTLGHTGLYAHFEGRIFSATEVARGKPAPDLFLHAARRMGVEPAACVVVEDSKYGVQAARSAGMRAFGYAGGLTPAHWLEGPDTVVFDDMRKLPTLLSGS
- a CDS encoding helix-turn-helix domain-containing protein; the encoded protein is MDTQQVSAPSRAPSPVRGGATPTSGVMHINSRHTSRFTVIGNHLAQHRELSLLAIGLSTYIQSLPAGARIGIKTLAERFPDSEARIAAALRELEAHGYLSRTRERLPNGRVVTRTCSYNQPSGTAQRHPAPAPKPRRQPSRPAPAPTPEPAPSPAPAKAPPPPLPQPRKELPQLIRAATALLTDLPRHAPQIHLAEKDVILLAPAAATWFERGATPAALRHALTHDLPQPLKHPAKLLRHRLTALLPPPPTPDMPAVPLQNCDRCDRAFRSPVPGDCHDCAADAAHAPFPILTG
- a CDS encoding DUF397 domain-containing protein, which encodes MNTEQLHWFKSSYSSGEGGACIEVAYDWRKSSYSTGEGGNCVEVATCPTTIHIRDSKDTQGPHLGVAPATWSAFVTYARQG
- a CDS encoding helix-turn-helix transcriptional regulator, encoding MANAEREERPERPAESDGTAHLFKALGKQIKVLRERAGLSQKDLGLAAHCGEDLISAMERGVRTPQPEFLIRVDPLLGGCGVLCAAVDEVREALARARTRHPDWFRNYARVEAEALALHDYSNQAVPGLLQTEEYARSIFTQRQPFLDEETIEKRVADRLDRQRIFERWPAPTMTYVLEEVVLQRPIGGRAAHGRQLRQLLRIGQMRTVTLQVMPTNREEHPSLDVSFIMLTPKGRQQVAYTEAYGHPRLITDPDEVRVFSERYGIIRSQALTPRESLMLIEKMLGEL
- a CDS encoding ATP-binding protein; this translates as MNAEITLAGAEFAQRFSATRRGARLARRLAVHQLDTWGVPYGSELSEDAAVIVSELAANAVLHGLVPGRDFELRLVVLAGTLRIEVSDARGEREPEVRPFCPGAESGFGLHLVGALATSWGVKDRDVGKTVWAELATAP
- a CDS encoding type II toxin-antitoxin system RelE/ParE family toxin; its protein translation is MELPWRIEIEPEVRQWLALLADAQYDKAERAADMLATKPTTLGEPYSRHLGGKVRELRFSMDGSAVRITYWLAPERRIVLLTVFRKTKQRETAEVERAQPAQKVCEADHGAAAHTYDRSEEA
- a CDS encoding helix-turn-helix domain-containing protein; protein product: MDHSQWKTRQTRKLLGETAEESSAYIEAGYAFALGQAVYDRRTEIGLSQTELARRAGMTQPQISNIEGGDSIPTLALLTRLAKALDASLTIDLDGDTSAFSFTAHEHGDPGGIGAGGHSSAA